In the Vibrio gigantis genome, one interval contains:
- a CDS encoding sensor domain-containing diguanylate cyclase: MNIQLDLTTALPCQNFDSVQGYITLQDHQVIDVDDNIAILFGYDNRTSLLKNVDFVYSMVPESYHGALRERYLTAIKGQLQKGKLYKDVPINGRTLSLFSLAHVIKFNERPALRVMIIDITSVIASERKHQEKDQMYRTLLESSKQGVLIHQNFKPLMVNQAWVEMQGADSIEQVLAMDTVISIIPPDNRVSALKRSQSIMAGHTPSFSSVVENHCLDGSKKYFNIYDNIIFWEGEKAIQVVVEDVTSKVALEKELIHRALHDDLTQVLTRQAVYDWLKKPTNNHADMSCLLLDIDDFKNVNDQFGHSVGDTVIRTLAIVIKKHVKALNGVVGRWGGEEFIVFFPRSLACHVTALSTAESQARVVGERICEEFRNHQFIGFNRKKFKTSVSIGITDSCVVRTTRSLNTLIRVTDEALYQAKANGKDRVSLNPVGACVEPT; this comes from the coding sequence ATGAATATCCAACTAGACTTAACGACAGCCTTACCTTGCCAGAACTTCGATTCTGTCCAGGGCTACATTACCCTTCAGGATCACCAGGTCATTGATGTCGACGATAATATCGCGATCCTGTTTGGTTACGATAACCGAACTTCACTATTGAAGAATGTCGATTTCGTTTATTCCATGGTACCAGAGAGTTACCATGGCGCTCTTCGTGAACGCTACCTCACAGCAATTAAAGGTCAGCTTCAGAAGGGCAAACTCTATAAAGACGTGCCTATTAATGGGCGTACTCTATCCTTATTCAGCCTTGCGCACGTCATTAAGTTTAATGAGCGCCCTGCTCTTCGTGTCATGATCATCGATATCACATCTGTGATTGCATCAGAACGTAAACACCAAGAAAAAGACCAAATGTACCGCACTCTACTGGAAAGCTCGAAACAAGGAGTGCTCATTCATCAAAACTTCAAACCGTTAATGGTAAATCAAGCTTGGGTCGAAATGCAGGGAGCTGATTCGATAGAGCAAGTGCTGGCTATGGACACTGTTATCTCAATCATCCCACCTGATAATCGAGTCAGCGCGCTAAAGCGTAGCCAGAGCATTATGGCCGGTCACACGCCGAGTTTTAGTTCCGTGGTCGAAAACCATTGCCTTGATGGAAGTAAAAAATACTTCAATATTTATGACAACATCATCTTTTGGGAAGGTGAAAAAGCGATTCAAGTGGTGGTCGAAGATGTCACTAGTAAGGTCGCACTAGAAAAAGAGCTCATTCATCGCGCGCTTCATGATGATCTTACACAGGTATTAACTCGTCAGGCGGTTTACGATTGGCTAAAAAAGCCAACCAATAATCACGCTGATATGTCCTGCTTGCTACTCGATATTGATGACTTCAAAAACGTGAACGACCAGTTTGGACATAGTGTGGGTGACACTGTTATTCGGACACTCGCAATTGTCATCAAGAAACACGTCAAAGCACTAAATGGTGTTGTTGGCCGTTGGGGTGGCGAAGAGTTTATCGTGTTCTTCCCAAGATCTCTTGCATGCCACGTAACCGCACTGTCTACTGCAGAGTCTCAGGCAAGAGTTGTAGGTGAACGTATCTGTGAAGAATTTCGAAACCATCAATTCATCGGTTTTAACCGGAAAAAATTCAAAACAAGCGTCAGTATTGGTATTACCGACAGCTGTGTCGTTCGTACCACTCGCTCACTCAACACACTCATCAGAGTAACGGATGAAGCGCTTTATCAAGCAAAAGCAAACGGTAAGGACAGAGTGTCATTAAACCCTGTAGGCGCTTGCGTAGAACCCACCTAA